Genomic segment of Peribacillus frigoritolerans:
TAAAAATTCTCTGTTGGCTAAGCATTTTTCTATAGCTTCTTTCCCAAACTTGACTGCCTGCTCAATATATAAATCATTCCGCTCGGCAAAAGAATGATCCTCTTTAAACCAATCAAGATCATTTGAAAAATACCGATTTTCCACTTGCCCATTCTTAAAAGCTTTTAGTAACCGTTCTATATTTTTAAATGATGCCCCAAATATTTCTCTCGAAAATTCCATGATCTTTTCCTGTGAGAGTAAATGTGGCAGCTTTATATGTGATGCAGATAATAAATATGGCATGATTCCACCCCTGATTATTCATGATATGGTTAATATACCCACCAGGATATCAATTATGCTTTATAGCTATATGGCAGACTGTAGACAAACTCGATCAAAATCGAGTTTGTCTACAGTTTTTTTATGGCTTGTACAAATTTGTTGATTTCCACTCCAGGCACTCGCTTTCCGCGGGCGGTCCGGGAGCCTCCTCGGATCCCTTGCGCCTGTGGGGTCCTCCCTTGGACGCGCTTTTCCCGCAGGAGTCTCGCACACCCGCTCCAATCAACTATGTTTAAAAAATTTAGATAGAACTCTTTTTGCCTACAGTCTTTTTTGTTTTAAAATAGAATGATTAAAACTTGAGGTGATGAGGATGCTTTCTAAACATGATTTTATTCAGCAAGATCAACTTGAAATGATTACTTTAGATCAACTGGTGCCAGAGTTATATTAGTTAAACTGACTTTTATTCAATATACCTACGGAAGTCGTTCCATGCGTAAAACAATTGAAGAAGCTGAAACAAATATGGCTACCGTTGGTTCTTAGGCTATGGTTTCCATGATAAAAGTCCCTCATTTCTCAACGTTCGGGAAAATTTTTGAACGACGCTTTAAAGATACAGACCTGTTTGAATGAACAAATTTGCTATCGTACCTTAATGACAAGCTGCTGATAGAAAGTTAATAAGTGCAGAGCATGTATTGGTCGATTCCACACATGTGAAAGCCAGTGCGAATAAGTGGAAATTTGAAAAGAAAATCGTTCACAAAGAAACACGAGCGTATCAAGGACGTCTTCAAGATGAAATAAATCAAGATCGTGAAAACCATTACAAACTGTCATTTATGCTTTATAGCTATATGGTTATATTTATTGGGATTTTAAAATATTTTTTCTTTTTTTCTTAATCAATAGGTAAAAAAGACTATAAATTTGATAAAATAGAGAACATACCCATACAAGCGGAGGAACGAAATTGGAAATCAACACTATAATCACAAAATTGTTAAATGGAACCATCCAGGCCGTTAAGTCCGTTATTCCTTTCACTTTGGACATTCAAAAGCCTTACCTCATAAGACAGCCTTTCGAACAGGAATCCATTAGCGTCCTTATTGGCATGACAGGAGATATCCGTGGGAGAATAATGATTGAGGGGACTAACGGATGCATGAGTAAAATAGGTGAAAGTATGTTTGGCATGCCGTTAGAAGGTGAAATGCTTGAATCTTTTGCAGCAGAGTTCGGTAACATGCTTGCCGGTAATATTGCCACCTCCTTAGCAGGAGAGAATGCATTGATTGATATTACACCGCCCACCGTCATTGTGGGCAATACCAAAATGTATGGGTTTCATGAAGCAATCCATTTACCCATTTCATTGGAAGGCGTTGGTACTCTTCAGATCATCTTTATGATCGAAATGTAATCACGAAACAATAAAACCCCCTTACCTATAATCGGTAAGGGGGCACTTTCATTCTTCCTTCTTTACTGAAGATTGATTTTGCACTTGTATAATGATATTTTGAAACTCCTCTTTTCCACACACACTGCACCTATATTCCTGGCTTAGAATGGTCCGACAATGAATACAATATTTTTTCTCCATCCCTATCACTACTTTCCTGAACATATACTATCAATATATTCAAAAAGTGAAGAGAGTTTCCTTTTATCTGACAAAACGCCAATTTCATTATCAAAGATATCCTAAATGAAAAAATGCCCAAAATCCTCATCACCTGAGAAATTTGGGCATTTAATGGGTGAATCTATCAAGTATACCGAAACTATTTTTAATCAGGCTACATTTTGCCCTTCAATACGCGTTTCCTTCATTTTACCTTTTGTAGGGACGATGTTAAAGACAATATTCAAGAAAATGGCTGTCAAACTTCCGGCTACAATACCGTTTTCCGTTAAGATTTGAAAGCTTTCCGGAATTTGCGCAAATAGCTCAGGAACGACCGTCACTCCAAGTCCCATACCTACTGAACAAGCGATGATCAATAAATTTTCTTGAGAAGCAAAATCCACTTTGCTCAACATCTTAATTCCAGCGGCAATTACCATCCCGAACATCGCAACCATTGCACCGCCAAGCACGGATGAAGGGATAATTGTCGTGAATGCACCAATTTTCGGAACAAAACCTATGAAAATGAGAATGCCGGCTGTTGTGTATATGACATTCCTTGTTTTAATGCCTGACAATTGAATCAAGCCGACATTTTGTGAAAAAGCTGTATACGGAAACGCATTGAACAAACCGCCAATCATGATGGCAAGTCCTTCAGAACGATATCCGCGAGCTAGGTCGTCTTCTGAAATCTCTTTGTCCGTGATTTCACCAAGGGCATAATAAACACCAGTCGATTCCACCAAGCTTACGATCGCCACCAATGTCATTGTAATGATTGCCGTGACGTTAAATGTCGGAGTTCCAAAGTAGAAAAAATGTGGCATATGCAGCCAATTGGCACTGACCACTGAGCTAAAATCCACTTTTCCAAGGAAGAAGGCCGCAAAGGTTCCGACTAACAGCCCCAATAAAATAGAAATGGAGCGTAGGAATCCCGTCGAGAATTTATACATGAATATGATGAATAACAAAGTTCCAAAACCAAGAGCTACATTGTTCAAGTCTCCGAAATCAGCAGCTCCCTGGCCTCCACCAAGGTTGTTGATGGCAACAGGAATGAGCGTAATGCCAATAATCAAAACGACCGATCCAGTGACAATGGGCGGGAAGAACCTTGCCAGTTTTCCGAAGAACTTACTAATGATAATGACAATCAATCCCGACGCCAAAATAGATCCATAAATGGAGTTGATTCCATATTGCGTACCAATTGCAATCATCGGGCTAACTGCTGTAAATGTGCAGCCTAGGACGACCGGAAGCCCTATTCCAAAGAATTTATTTTTCCACACTTGCAATAAAGTTGCTATCCCGCACATCAAAATGTCTATCGAAACTAAATAAGTTAACTGCGCTGCAGTCAATCCCAGCGCCCCACCGACAATCAATGGAATGACGACTGCACCGGCATACATGGCGAGAACATGTTGTAATCCTAAGGAAGCAACTTTTAATGGTGATTGATTAGACATTGACGGCTGCTCCTTCCTTTTCCTCAGCGAACGTTATCTCACCGAATTTCAACTCAGCAATTCGTGCAAGTGATTCCACTTGGAAACCTTGTTCCCTAAGATCCTTACCACCACTTTGAAATGCTTTTTCAATCACGATGCCGATTCCGGCCACTTCTGCTCCAACCTGCTTACAGATTTCCACCAAGCCCCTGGCTGCCTGTCCGACCGCAAGGAAGTCATCGATGATCAAGACCTTATCTCCAGCTTCAATATATTTATTGGAAACCGTAATGGTATTGGTTTCTTTTTTTGTAAAGGAATGAACGGATGCCGTCACTAAATCATTTGTTAAAGTAAGTGATTTACGTTTACGGGCAAAAATGAGCGGAACTTCCAATTCCAAAGCAGCCATCAAACCAGGACCAATGCCTGATGATTCAATTGTCAGCACTTTCGTGATTTCCTTGTGTTCGAAACGTTTAACGAATTCTTTACCAATTTCTTTCATTAGCAAAGGATCCATTTGATGATTTAAGAATGAATCTACTTTTAAAATATCTTCTGATAAAGCTTGACCCTCGGACAAGATTTTTTCCTTTAAAAGTTGCATGAAGGTTCCTCCCAATCTCGGATGTTTATTGACCCAAAAACCATACAATTATTTCCCGGCATATAAAAAAGCCCAAGAAACATTGCGGCACTT
This window contains:
- a CDS encoding xanthine phosphoribosyltransferase, which encodes MQLLKEKILSEGQALSEDILKVDSFLNHQMDPLLMKEIGKEFVKRFEHKEITKVLTIESSGIGPGLMAALELEVPLIFARKRKSLTLTNDLVTASVHSFTKKETNTITVSNKYIEAGDKVLIIDDFLAVGQAARGLVEICKQVGAEVAGIGIVIEKAFQSGGKDLREQGFQVESLARIAELKFGEITFAEEKEGAAVNV
- a CDS encoding nucleobase:cation symporter-2 family protein produces the protein MSNQSPLKVASLGLQHVLAMYAGAVVIPLIVGGALGLTAAQLTYLVSIDILMCGIATLLQVWKNKFFGIGLPVVLGCTFTAVSPMIAIGTQYGINSIYGSILASGLIVIIISKFFGKLARFFPPIVTGSVVLIIGITLIPVAINNLGGGQGAADFGDLNNVALGFGTLLFIIFMYKFSTGFLRSISILLGLLVGTFAAFFLGKVDFSSVVSANWLHMPHFFYFGTPTFNVTAIITMTLVAIVSLVESTGVYYALGEITDKEISEDDLARGYRSEGLAIMIGGLFNAFPYTAFSQNVGLIQLSGIKTRNVIYTTAGILIFIGFVPKIGAFTTIIPSSVLGGAMVAMFGMVIAAGIKMLSKVDFASQENLLIIACSVGMGLGVTVVPELFAQIPESFQILTENGIVAGSLTAIFLNIVFNIVPTKGKMKETRIEGQNVA
- a CDS encoding chemotaxis protein CheX, with the translated sequence MEINTIITKLLNGTIQAVKSVIPFTLDIQKPYLIRQPFEQESISVLIGMTGDIRGRIMIEGTNGCMSKIGESMFGMPLEGEMLESFAAEFGNMLAGNIATSLAGENALIDITPPTVIVGNTKMYGFHEAIHLPISLEGVGTLQIIFMIEM